From the Shewanella amazonensis SB2B genome, one window contains:
- a CDS encoding OmpA family protein, whose product MNPWLCVGVLAGLLSSPLHAVSDKDGDGVPDFKDACPGTPVGNTVEANGCSIPVSAPAPVCLMTSQMNPYPSSCHQGEILSIYFDFGSAFVPFEAAAKLAWLAKSIETDHVSLLLQGHTDDIGTEAANYRLSAERADNVAASLAMDFAIPKARITTASFGESMPVAPNNTEIGRQQNRRVDILILVE is encoded by the coding sequence ATGAACCCTTGGCTTTGCGTTGGTGTGCTGGCGGGACTCTTGAGTTCGCCTCTGCATGCGGTAAGCGACAAAGATGGAGATGGAGTACCTGATTTCAAGGATGCCTGTCCCGGTACGCCGGTGGGCAACACAGTGGAGGCCAACGGGTGTAGTATTCCTGTCAGTGCGCCTGCTCCTGTGTGTCTGATGACGTCACAGATGAATCCATATCCATCCAGTTGTCACCAAGGCGAAATCCTGTCGATCTATTTTGATTTCGGATCGGCCTTCGTGCCTTTTGAAGCTGCCGCCAAGCTGGCGTGGTTGGCAAAGAGTATCGAGACAGACCATGTCTCGTTGCTGCTTCAGGGGCACACCGACGACATAGGTACTGAAGCGGCCAATTATCGCTTGTCAGCCGAACGCGCTGACAATGTTGCAGCTAGTCTCGCCATGGATTTTGCTATCCCTAAAGCGAGAATAACGACAGCATCCTTTGGGGAGTCAATGCCCGTTGCCCCCAATAACACCGAGATAGGCCGACAGCAAAACCGCCGTGTCGATATTTTGATACTTGTTGAATAG
- a CDS encoding DUF924 family protein yields MQSFLSSWFTAEQQALDAHGSGAFESPEPMANHQADWAMLLEQANLGALEHWQATPPGTLALILLYSAVPAKLGLPYQERRHFKARALCLNGIRRGFDTQLDLGSRHGFYTPLYHSWLDEDKALLARLLAGMRALAADEDPDRCRLALWQQWHNQAIPVSAAAESQSID; encoded by the coding sequence ATGCAGTCATTTCTGAGCTCTTGGTTTACAGCCGAACAGCAGGCGCTGGATGCCCACGGCTCTGGTGCATTTGAATCCCCTGAACCTATGGCGAATCATCAAGCCGATTGGGCCATGTTGCTCGAGCAGGCAAATCTGGGGGCGTTGGAACACTGGCAGGCAACGCCTCCCGGTACTTTGGCTCTTATCCTCCTCTATTCGGCCGTACCGGCTAAGCTGGGTTTACCCTATCAGGAACGTCGTCACTTCAAAGCCAGAGCCCTGTGCCTCAATGGTATTCGTCGTGGCTTTGATACCCAACTCGACCTTGGCAGTCGCCATGGTTTCTATACCCCGCTCTATCACTCCTGGCTCGACGAAGACAAGGCGCTGCTGGCGCGGCTGCTTGCCGGTATGAGAGCCCTCGCTGCCGATGAGGATCCTGATCGTTGCCGTCTGGCTCTCTGGCAGCAGTGGCACAATCAGGCGATACCGGTATCCGCTGCCGCAGAATCTCAGTCGATTGATTGA
- a CDS encoding DUF4136 domain-containing protein, producing the protein MKKIIVVAALLALSACSSMKTSWDFDPGVTFNQYKTYAWVEKKDDDAGYHLDGLMDQRVRDAIETELAQKGFSKSEAAGADLLVNYLTKVDKKINVDTFNTSYGYNPYWGPGWGWGGNVQTQTTVREYEVGTLIIDLIDNKSGKLVWRGSVADTIRDSNTPQERETKVREAVAGVMLNYPPKSDTK; encoded by the coding sequence ATGAAAAAGATTATAGTTGTGGCCGCCTTGCTGGCTCTCAGTGCCTGTTCCAGTATGAAAACCAGCTGGGACTTCGATCCCGGAGTGACTTTTAACCAATACAAAACCTATGCCTGGGTAGAAAAGAAGGACGATGACGCGGGTTATCACCTCGATGGCCTGATGGATCAAAGGGTGCGTGACGCCATCGAGACTGAACTTGCCCAGAAGGGATTCAGTAAGTCAGAGGCGGCCGGTGCCGATCTCTTGGTGAACTACCTCACCAAGGTTGATAAGAAAATCAATGTTGATACCTTCAACACCAGCTATGGCTATAACCCGTATTGGGGACCGGGTTGGGGCTGGGGTGGTAACGTGCAGACCCAAACCACGGTGCGCGAGTATGAGGTTGGTACACTTATCATTGATCTAATTGATAATAAATCAGGTAAGCTGGTATGGCGTGGCTCAGTGGCCGACACCATACGCGACAGCAATACGCCACAGGAACGTGAAACCAAGGTGCGTGAAGCCGTGGCCGGTGTGATGCTGAATTATCCACCAAAGTCTGATACCAAGTAA
- the yciH gene encoding stress response translation initiation inhibitor YciH, producing MRIDPNVLLVYSTDKGRIDEPTPEVEVPKGDGVVRIHRDSKGRKGKGVSVISGLGLDQGALKELAQKLKKQCGCGGTVKDFDIEVQTDNRELLKGLLEKQGFTVKLAGG from the coding sequence ATGAGAATCGATCCGAACGTATTACTGGTGTACAGCACAGATAAGGGCAGAATCGATGAGCCCACACCGGAAGTTGAGGTACCCAAAGGCGACGGCGTGGTTCGCATCCACAGAGACAGTAAAGGCCGCAAGGGAAAGGGTGTCAGCGTGATAAGCGGCCTGGGACTCGACCAGGGAGCACTCAAGGAGCTGGCTCAAAAGCTAAAGAAGCAGTGTGGCTGTGGTGGAACAGTAAAGGACTTCGACATTGAAGTCCAAACCGATAACCGGGAACTGCTAAAGGGCCTGCTTGAAAAACAAGGATTTACCGTAAAGCTTGCGGGAGGGTAA
- a CDS encoding YqgE/AlgH family protein: MDSLKNHFLIAMPSLNDGFFDKTVVYLCEHDAKGAMGLIINRPVGMSVRDLLSQLDLMPDEGILLGESADQVLVGGPVNPERGFVLHTTQEGWANSSRLTDELMLTTSRDILSAIGTSKAPSHFMVALGYAGWSAGQLEEELAQNSWLTIPASDEILFAIPHEDRWNQASKALGFELWQVSNQAGHA, from the coding sequence ATGGACAGCCTTAAAAATCATTTTCTGATTGCCATGCCAAGCCTTAATGACGGCTTCTTTGACAAGACGGTTGTTTACCTCTGTGAACATGATGCCAAAGGCGCCATGGGCCTGATTATTAACCGCCCCGTGGGCATGAGCGTGCGTGACCTCTTGTCACAACTGGATTTAATGCCTGACGAAGGCATTTTGCTTGGAGAAAGTGCCGATCAGGTTCTGGTGGGCGGCCCGGTCAATCCGGAGCGTGGTTTTGTGCTGCACACCACCCAGGAAGGTTGGGCAAATTCCAGCAGACTGACGGATGAGCTGATGCTCACCACCTCCCGTGACATCCTCTCGGCCATAGGCACCAGCAAAGCGCCCAGTCACTTTATGGTGGCATTGGGCTATGCAGGCTGGAGTGCCGGGCAGCTTGAGGAAGAGCTGGCACAAAACAGCTGGCTGACTATTCCTGCCAGCGATGAAATCCTGTTTGCCATTCCCCACGAAGACCGCTGGAATCAGGCCAGTAAAGCCCTTGGCTTTGAGCTTTGGCAAGTGTCCAATCAGGCGGGGCACGCCTGA
- the ruvX gene encoding Holliday junction resolvase RuvX — MSTVMGFDFGTKSIGIAVGQSITGSANPLTSIKAVDGIPNWEDIGKLINEWKPDLLVIGLPLNMDGTEQEMTQRARKFANRLNGRFGVKIATQDERLTTADAKARLFELGGFKALTKGQVDAVSAVLIVESYFENQYGA; from the coding sequence ATGAGCACAGTGATGGGATTTGATTTTGGTACCAAGAGTATCGGTATTGCCGTTGGCCAGTCGATTACCGGCAGCGCCAACCCGCTCACCTCAATTAAGGCGGTGGATGGTATTCCCAACTGGGAAGATATAGGTAAGTTAATCAATGAGTGGAAACCGGACCTGCTGGTAATAGGTCTGCCGCTGAACATGGACGGCACAGAGCAGGAGATGACCCAGCGGGCCCGCAAGTTTGCCAACCGCTTGAATGGCCGTTTCGGAGTCAAGATTGCCACCCAGGATGAGAGGCTGACCACTGCCGATGCCAAGGCAAGATTATTCGAACTTGGCGGTTTTAAGGCTCTCACCAAGGGCCAGGTGGATGCGGTATCGGCAGTATTGATTGTCGAAAGTTACTTTGAAAATCAATATGGTGCCTGA
- a CDS encoding glutathione peroxidase, whose amino-acid sequence MAETVETQNAAEHTAGTQVACPAYLNHEFRKLHSSESVNLCDIAAGKPVLFINTASNCGFTPQFKALELLNKEYGPKGLVLVGFPSDDFFQEENDEKDTAKVCYLNYGVTFTMLATSAVRGGDANPVFEYLGEKAGSPKWNFYKYLVSADGKEVTAFNSRVKPDSLELKAAIEAALPKAL is encoded by the coding sequence ATGGCAGAAACTGTTGAGACTCAAAACGCCGCGGAGCACACTGCGGGCACGCAAGTCGCTTGTCCTGCGTATCTCAATCACGAGTTTCGTAAGCTGCACTCAAGTGAGTCGGTGAACCTTTGCGATATTGCCGCCGGCAAACCAGTGCTCTTTATCAATACCGCCAGCAACTGCGGCTTTACGCCACAGTTCAAGGCGCTTGAGCTGCTCAACAAGGAATATGGCCCCAAGGGACTGGTGCTGGTGGGTTTTCCATCCGATGACTTCTTTCAGGAAGAAAACGATGAAAAGGATACCGCCAAGGTATGCTACCTCAACTATGGTGTGACCTTTACCATGCTGGCCACATCGGCGGTGCGTGGAGGTGATGCCAATCCTGTGTTTGAGTATTTGGGCGAAAAAGCCGGTTCACCCAAGTGGAATTTCTACAAGTATCTGGTGTCTGCCGATGGCAAAGAAGTGACGGCTTTCAACTCCCGTGTAAAGCCTGACAGCCTTGAGCTTAAAGCCGCTATCGAGGCTGCCTTGCCCAAAGCACTCTGA
- a CDS encoding PilT/PilU family type 4a pilus ATPase: MDVRPFLKVMVERKASDLFITAGFPPSAKIDGELRPLAENAFSPAQSLDFVESLMSDAQKKEFHESRECNFAFAAKDLGRFRVSAFWQRESPGCVMRRIETKIPEMEDLKLPPVLKDLVMSKRGLIIMVGGTGTGKSTSLAAMVGYRNGHERGHILTIEDPVEFVHDHRKSIITQREVGIDTESFDAALKSSLRQAPDVILIGEIRSQETMEFALSFAETGHLCMATLHANNANQALDRIMHLVPESKHQQLLFDLSLNLRGIVAQQLVPKADGTGRRAAIEILINTPRVSSIIQKNELHLLKDTMAKSNEQGMQTFDQALFKLYQEGEITYADALHHADSPNDLRLMIKLAGSESTGSGFLEGVTLDMD, translated from the coding sequence ATGGATGTACGTCCCTTTCTGAAGGTGATGGTCGAGCGCAAAGCCTCGGATTTGTTCATCACCGCGGGTTTTCCTCCCAGCGCCAAAATCGACGGTGAGCTGCGGCCACTGGCGGAAAATGCCTTCAGCCCTGCCCAATCACTGGACTTTGTTGAGTCCCTGATGTCAGATGCGCAAAAGAAAGAGTTCCACGAGAGCCGTGAGTGTAACTTCGCCTTTGCCGCCAAGGACCTGGGACGTTTCCGGGTCAGTGCTTTCTGGCAGCGTGAGTCTCCCGGTTGCGTAATGCGTCGTATCGAGACCAAAATTCCTGAGATGGAAGACTTGAAACTGCCACCGGTGCTTAAAGATCTGGTGATGAGTAAACGCGGTCTTATCATTATGGTGGGTGGTACAGGTACGGGTAAATCGACGTCGCTGGCCGCCATGGTTGGGTATCGCAATGGCCATGAACGTGGTCATATCCTGACCATCGAAGACCCTGTGGAATTTGTGCACGATCACCGCAAGAGCATCATCACCCAGCGGGAAGTGGGGATCGATACCGAGTCCTTCGATGCGGCGCTGAAAAGCTCGCTGCGTCAGGCCCCGGACGTGATCCTTATCGGTGAGATCCGCAGCCAGGAAACCATGGAATTTGCGCTGTCATTTGCTGAGACAGGTCACCTGTGTATGGCTACCCTGCACGCCAACAACGCCAACCAGGCGCTGGACCGTATCATGCACCTGGTGCCCGAAAGTAAGCACCAGCAGCTGTTGTTTGACCTGTCACTCAACCTGCGCGGTATTGTGGCACAGCAATTGGTACCCAAAGCCGATGGCACGGGGCGTCGTGCGGCCATTGAAATTCTGATTAACACCCCCCGTGTGTCGAGCATTATTCAGAAAAACGAGCTGCATTTGCTTAAAGACACCATGGCCAAGTCCAATGAGCAGGGGATGCAGACCTTTGACCAGGCGCTGTTCAAGCTTTATCAGGAAGGTGAAATCACCTACGCCGATGCCTTGCACCATGCTGACTCGCCGAACGATCTGCGTTTGATGATCAAACTGGCGGGCTCCGAAAGTACAGGTTCAGGCTTCCTGGAAGGCGTGACCCTGGACATGGATTGA
- a CDS encoding type IV pilus twitching motility protein PilT, with protein sequence MEITELLAFSVKHKASDLHLSAGVPPMIRVDGEVRKINLPALDHAGVHSLVYDIMNDKQRKDYEEHLEIDFSFEVPNLARFRVNAFNQSRGAAAVFRTIPSEILSLEQLGAPDIFKKIASFPRGLVLVTGPTGSGKSTTLAAMIDYVNENRHDHILTIEDPIEFVHQNKQCLINQREVHRHTHSFNAALRSALREDPDVILVGEMRDLETIRLAMTAAETGHLVFGTLHTTSAAKTIDRVVDVFPAGEKDMVRTMLSESLQAVISQTLIKKIGGGRVAAHEIMMGTPAIRNLIREDKVAQMYSAIQTGMAHGMQTLEQCLQNLVNRGLITREDAMAKSSNKQANF encoded by the coding sequence ATGGAAATCACAGAGTTACTGGCGTTTAGTGTAAAGCACAAGGCCTCGGATCTACACCTGTCTGCCGGTGTTCCCCCCATGATCCGGGTGGACGGTGAAGTGCGTAAAATCAATCTGCCTGCACTCGATCATGCCGGCGTACACTCCTTGGTGTACGACATTATGAATGACAAGCAGCGCAAAGACTATGAAGAGCACCTGGAAATCGACTTTTCCTTTGAAGTGCCCAATCTTGCCCGTTTTCGTGTAAACGCCTTTAACCAGTCCCGCGGCGCTGCTGCGGTGTTTCGTACCATTCCCAGCGAAATTCTGTCGCTGGAGCAACTGGGCGCCCCGGACATCTTCAAAAAAATCGCCAGTTTTCCCCGTGGTCTGGTGCTGGTGACCGGCCCAACCGGCTCAGGTAAAAGTACCACCCTGGCGGCCATGATTGACTATGTGAATGAAAACCGCCACGACCATATTCTGACCATTGAAGACCCTATTGAATTCGTGCACCAGAATAAGCAATGTCTTATTAACCAGCGGGAAGTGCATCGTCATACCCACAGCTTTAACGCTGCCCTTCGCAGCGCGCTGCGTGAAGACCCCGACGTTATTCTGGTGGGTGAGATGCGTGACCTTGAAACTATCCGACTGGCGATGACCGCGGCAGAAACCGGCCACCTGGTTTTCGGCACCCTGCACACCACCTCGGCAGCCAAGACCATCGACCGTGTGGTCGACGTGTTCCCCGCCGGTGAAAAGGACATGGTGCGTACCATGCTGTCTGAATCTTTGCAGGCAGTAATTTCCCAGACGCTGATTAAAAAGATTGGCGGCGGCCGGGTTGCGGCCCACGAAATTATGATGGGTACCCCTGCGATTCGTAACCTTATCCGTGAGGACAAGGTGGCGCAGATGTACTCTGCCATTCAAACCGGTATGGCCCACGGCATGCAAACCCTCGAGCAGTGTCTGCAGAATCTGGTGAACCGTGGCCTCATCACTCGTGAGGACGCCATGGCCAAGAGCTCCAACAAACAGGCAAACTTTTAA
- a CDS encoding YggS family pyridoxal phosphate-dependent enzyme: protein MTTIADRLSLAQQRIVQAAQISSRNPSEIKLLAVSKTKPASDIQAAYDAGQRLFGENYVQEGVQKITDLTSPCPNIEWHFIGPLQSNKSRPVAEHFDWLHTLDREKLAIRLNEQRPAELAPLNVLIQVNISDEESKSGVKPEDITALADAVCRLPRLRLRGLMAIPAPTDDKERAQTELANMQRLFKSLQQSHGTLGQIDTLSMGMSGDLELAIDNGSTLVRVGSAIFGERDYSR from the coding sequence ATGACAACAATAGCAGACAGACTCTCGCTCGCCCAGCAGCGAATCGTCCAAGCGGCGCAAATTTCTTCAAGAAACCCATCTGAAATCAAATTACTTGCGGTCAGCAAAACCAAGCCTGCCAGCGACATTCAGGCGGCCTACGATGCGGGTCAGCGTTTGTTTGGTGAAAACTACGTTCAGGAGGGGGTGCAAAAAATCACTGACCTCACCTCCCCTTGCCCCAATATCGAGTGGCATTTTATCGGCCCTTTGCAGTCCAACAAGAGCCGTCCCGTTGCAGAGCATTTTGACTGGCTGCACACCCTCGACCGGGAAAAGCTCGCCATCAGACTCAATGAGCAGCGCCCTGCCGAACTTGCGCCACTGAATGTGCTGATACAGGTCAATATCAGTGACGAAGAGAGTAAATCCGGTGTAAAACCCGAGGATATTACAGCCCTGGCCGATGCCGTGTGCCGCCTGCCCAGGCTGCGTCTTCGGGGACTGATGGCCATTCCCGCGCCAACCGATGACAAGGAAAGAGCCCAAACCGAGCTGGCCAACATGCAACGACTCTTTAAAAGCCTGCAACAGAGCCACGGAACGCTCGGGCAAATAGATACGCTGTCCATGGGTATGAGCGGCGATTTGGAGCTTGCCATAGACAACGGCAGCACCCTGGTGCGGGTTGGCAGCGCTATTTTTGGCGAGCGGGATTACAGCCGCTAA